In Candidatus Binataceae bacterium, the following proteins share a genomic window:
- a CDS encoding cupin domain-containing protein — protein sequence MAAEASNPSQIIEVTERAWEPMMPAIKAKMLWSDPATKRRAQLTRFEPGATLPMHRHVGDELLYVIEGAISDESGTVAAGSVGYRPDGCTHSVTSKHGATVFAIISGSVEPATAIGDAPRSQTIVLSEIPWSDAMPGVRQKPIWSDAATKRRAILARFEAGAKLPLHKHIGDELVFMIEGSNFDESGEVHTGNANYRPNGCTHTVSSKHGGTAIAFVTGGVEMIK from the coding sequence ATGGCTGCTGAAGCCTCGAACCCGTCGCAGATAATCGAAGTCACAGAACGCGCGTGGGAGCCGATGATGCCCGCGATCAAGGCAAAGATGCTCTGGTCCGATCCGGCGACCAAGCGGCGCGCCCAGCTCACCCGCTTCGAGCCGGGAGCGACCCTGCCGATGCATCGGCACGTCGGCGATGAATTGCTCTACGTGATCGAAGGGGCGATCAGCGACGAGTCGGGCACGGTTGCAGCGGGCAGCGTCGGCTACCGTCCCGACGGCTGCACCCACAGCGTGACGAGCAAGCACGGCGCTACGGTCTTCGCGATTATCAGCGGGAGTGTCGAGCCCGCGACTGCGATCGGCGACGCGCCACGTTCGCAGACTATCGTGCTGAGCGAGATTCCATGGAGCGACGCGATGCCCGGGGTGCGTCAGAAGCCGATCTGGAGCGACGCCGCGACCAAGCGCCGTGCCATCCTCGCGCGCTTCGAGGCCGGGGCGAAGCTACCCCTGCACAAACATATCGGTGACGAGCTGGTGTTTATGATCGAAGGCTCGAACTTCGATGAATCCGGCGAGGTTCACACCGGCAATGCCAACTACAGGCCGAACGGATGCACGCATACGGTTTCGTCGAAGCACGGGGGCACCGCGATCGCGTTCGTGACCGGCGGCGTCGAGATGATCAAATGA
- a CDS encoding NAD(P)-dependent alcohol dehydrogenase: MKTYEINEAKGIDSLKLTERATPKPGPGEVLMRVRAASLNYRDLAIVKGYLGGMLKLPVVPVSDGAGEVAEVGPGVTEWKKGDRVAAIFTQGWLAGPPFAGMYSTSLGGGIDGMLAEYVTLKATGLVRIPDYLSFEEAATLPCAAVTSWQALVTEGHLKPGDSVLVMGTGGVSIFALQFAKMYGAKIIATSSSDAKLERLRKMGAAEVINYKTTPNWDARVLELTDGAGVDHVVEIGGAGTLPKSINAVKTGGVVSLIGILSGAGQIDPMPLLFKNARVQGILVGSREMFEAMNRAMTVNQIHPVIDKVFPFYQAAEAYRHLESGAHFGKVCIAI; this comes from the coding sequence ATGAAAACTTATGAAATCAATGAAGCCAAGGGCATCGACAGCCTCAAACTAACCGAGCGGGCGACACCCAAGCCCGGGCCCGGCGAAGTTCTGATGCGCGTGCGCGCGGCCTCGCTCAACTATCGCGACCTCGCGATCGTCAAGGGCTACTTGGGCGGAATGCTGAAACTGCCGGTCGTCCCGGTCTCCGACGGTGCAGGCGAAGTTGCCGAGGTCGGGCCCGGCGTCACCGAGTGGAAAAAGGGCGACCGCGTCGCCGCGATTTTCACTCAAGGATGGCTCGCCGGCCCGCCCTTCGCCGGCATGTACAGCACCTCGCTGGGTGGCGGCATCGACGGCATGCTTGCCGAATACGTCACGCTCAAGGCGACCGGCCTGGTGCGGATTCCCGACTATCTCTCGTTCGAGGAGGCCGCGACCCTGCCCTGCGCCGCGGTGACTTCGTGGCAGGCTCTCGTCACCGAAGGTCATCTCAAGCCCGGTGATTCCGTGCTGGTGATGGGCACCGGCGGCGTCTCCATCTTCGCGCTGCAGTTCGCAAAAATGTACGGCGCAAAGATCATCGCTACTTCGAGCAGCGATGCCAAGCTTGAGCGGCTGCGCAAGATGGGCGCGGCGGAAGTGATCAATTACAAGACCACCCCCAATTGGGACGCGCGCGTGCTCGAGCTTACTGACGGCGCCGGCGTCGATCATGTCGTCGAGATCGGCGGCGCCGGCACGCTGCCCAAATCGATCAATGCCGTCAAAACCGGCGGCGTCGTCAGTCTGATCGGCATCCTGAGCGGCGCCGGCCAGATCGATCCGATGCCGCTGCTGTTCAAAAATGCGCGCGTCCAGGGCATCCTGGTCGGCTCGCGCGAGATGTTCGAAGCTATGAATCGCGCGATGACGGTTAACCAGATCCATCCGGTCATCGATAAGGTCTTCCCGTTCTATCAGGCCGCCGAGGCCTATCGCCATCTGGAGAGCGGTGCGCACTTCGGCAAAGTTTGCATCGCGATTTAA